The sequence CCGGATGGCGGCGACCGTCCGGCGCGCCATGCGCCGCTCCATCCCCTCGGCGATCGACCCCAGGGCTTCGGCCAACGGCATCCCCGCTTCGCTCAGCGTGGCCAACTGCTGCAGAAAGGCGGTGAGCTCGTCGCCGTCGAGCACGGCGCTTCGCCCGCCGACGCGCCGCTCCCTGCTGCGGGATGGGGCGGCGGGGGTGATCAGGCGGGGCACCAGCCCACGGGCGCGCAACACCTTGCGCGCCGCCCGCTCGGAGTCGGCGTCGACCTCGCCCCGCCGACGCTTGCCGGCGGCGTCGATCGCCTCGTAGCTGAAGAGTGTCACCTGGAACCTGCGATGATGGGGTTGTGTGGCGGAAAGATGGAAGCAAACGCCCCGCCCCGGCGCGAGACAGCCTCCATCGACCGCCGGGAGGGGGCGCCCCCTTCTCCAAGAGCAAGCCTAGCCGATGCGGCATCGCCGCGTCCAGCCCCGACGGACCCTACCGACGGAGGGCGGAGGGAGTGCTACCGCGCGGAGGACTCCCCTCCCAGCGGATGGACCTGCTCCACCAGCCGGCCGAGCCGCTCCCGGGCGACGTGGGTATAGATCTCGGTGGTGGTGATGTTGGCATGGCCGAGCATCTGCTGCACCGCGCGCAGATCGGCGCCGTGGTCGAGCAGATGGGTGGCGAAGGCGTGGCGCAGCCCGTGCGGTGACGGCGGGGGATCGATCCCCGCCTGCAGCGCATAGCGGCGGATCCGCTTCCAGAAGTTCTGCCGCGTCATCGCCCTGCCGCCGCGACCGGGGAAGAGGAGATCGCCGCCGGAGGGGCGCACCTCAAGCCAGCGATCCAGCCATCCGGCCGCGCGCCGGCCGAAGGGGACCAGCCGCTCCTTGTCCCCCTTGCCGACGATGCGCAACAGCATCCGCCGGCGATCGACCTGCTCCAGCCTGAGCGCGACCAGTTCCGACACCCGAAGCCCCGAGGCGTAGGCCAGCTCCAGCATGCAGCGATCGCGCACCCCGATGGGGGTTCCGCCATCGGGGGCCTCAAGCAGCGCCTCCACCGCCCGCTCGCCGATCGTCACCGGAAGGCTTCGTTCGGGGCGCATGCGCGGCAGGTTGCGTACCGGATTCTCCGTCCGCACCCCCTCCTGCTGCAGCAGGCGAAACCAGACCGACAGCGCGCTGCGCCGGCGGGCGATGGTGGCGCGCCGCTTTCCCTCGGTGGTCAACCGCATCAGATAGCGCAACACCACCTCACGCTCGGCGTTGAACAGCGTCTGGCGTCCGTCGAACTCCCGCAGGAATGCGGCGAACGCCGCCAGATCACGGCTGTAGGCGGCCAGCGTCCGATGCGACCACCCCTTGAGCATCGCCTGCCGCCGCAGCAGCCCCTCGGCCTCCGCCGGCAGGGGGAGCGCCT is a genomic window of Zetaproteobacteria bacterium containing:
- a CDS encoding tyrosine recombinase, which produces MLKGWSHRTLAAYSRDLAAFAAFLREFDGRQTLFNAEREVVLRYLMRLTTEGKRRATIARRRSALSVWFRLLQQEGVRTENPVRNLPRMRPERSLPVTIGERAVEALLEAPDGGTPIGVRDRCMLELAYASGLRVSELVALRLEQVDRRRMLLRIVGKGDKERLVPFGRRAAGWLDRWLEVRPSGGDLLFPGRGGRAMTRQNFWKRIRRYALQAGIDPPPSPHGLRHAFATHLLDHGADLRAVQQMLGHANITTTEIYTHVARERLGRLVEQVHPLGGESSAR